The following proteins are encoded in a genomic region of Neovison vison isolate M4711 chromosome 12, ASM_NN_V1, whole genome shotgun sequence:
- the APOF gene encoding apolipoprotein F, with amino-acid sequence MFGLRFITIQVELLLCYLLLYPVDVISYGNWTNIPSSLRSWPPSSDLLSCQTLLPKSLPGFTHMPPLPKLLVALPLVIALEKAGCQADVWTLQLQLYRQGGVKATQKLIHHLQELQKSRSTVRAVSGDALFSALQFLARERTGPPRARRSPPINNCEQKQEQGVYNIVRLLPQVGTFYNLGTALYYAAQNCPDKAKERGQDGVIDMGYDLLMTMAGLSGGPTGLLISAALKPAVKAGIEQLIQYFEMKEANTALPAISREVLGGPSGVSDLEETTTPGPLVLVQRPD; translated from the coding sequence ATGTTTGGCCTCAGATTCATCACAATACAAGTGGAGTTGCTTCTTTGCTACCTCCTGCTGTACCCTGTGGATGTTATTTCATATGGAAACTGGACAAATATTCCCTCATCCTTGAGATCCTGGCCACCTTCCTCAGACCTCTTGTCCTGCCAGACTCTGCTCCCAAAGTCCTTGCCTGGCTTTACTCACATGCCTCCTCTACCCAAGCTCCTGGTAGCTCTGCCACTGGTGATCGCCCTGGAGAAAGCTGGTTGCCAGGCTGATGTCTGGACACTGCAACTTCAGCTGTACCGCCAGGGGGGTGTAAAAGCAACACAGAAACTCATCCACCATCTTCAAGAACTCCAGAAAAGCAGAAGCACCGTGAGGGCGGTTTCAGGGGATGCCCTATTCTCTGCTCTACAGTTTTTGGCCAGGGAGCGAACAGGCCCACCAAGGGCCCGACGCTCCCCCCCTATCAATAACTGTGAGCAGAAGCAGGAGCAAGGTGTGTACAATATAGTCCGATTGTTGCCACAAGTGGGAACCTTCTACAATCTCGGCACAGCTTTGTATTATGCTGCTCAGAATTGTCCAGACAAGGCCAAGGAACGAGGCCAAGATGGAGTCATAGATATGGGTTATGACCTTCTGATGACCATGGCTGGATTGTCCGGGGGACCCACAGGACTACTAATCAGTGCTGCACTTAAACCTGCAGTGAAGGCTGGGATTGAACAGTTGATCCAGTATTTCGAAATGAAAGAGGCAAACACGGCTCTACCAGCGATCAGCAGGGAGGTCTTGGGGGGGCCCTCGGGTGTGAGTGACCTGGAAGAAACAACCACCCCGGGCCCTTTGGTCTTAGTTCAGCGGCCCGACTAG